A region from the Lolium perenne isolate Kyuss_39 chromosome 4, Kyuss_2.0, whole genome shotgun sequence genome encodes:
- the LOC127346732 gene encoding uncharacterized protein, producing MAAAVHARYPGGISNLCYRDCAYWMTQSKIIFDVSVEIMSQQRIMRQFGSRQLVDPPPPIAPLPAYVHKYNRKGTSHSSTWWLQRVGSYVAEWDGATTHVWPNDEQFDPQEFDAYLQRYTAATRVRLIQPTDPAEAPPASMHDMYPIQSTAGSRQYAGQLTADLQDEVARYTRQVSSAPLLQRDQHVSWLRRLEDKLRGIYSAITCSRSSDVVQHHLLPPRPSTQQQRRPHLTPTVTPRPPPPGRAGGSSWQQHTPSVDDYQYQQHGSRPRLTPTATPRPPPPDQAGGSSWQQHHTPSFDDLQYYQQQAAFDQWQQQQAPFMGGAGYTQGYTQHTASNPSWGASDQDPEHMEYYSTQQNYVGMQTPPPEPTQETQYDPESGSWIPARITRAPDRFGWTPRATPPPRNPRRRP from the exons ATGGCCGCCGCCGTGCATGCAAGGTACCCCGGCGGGATCTCTAACCTCTGCTATAGAGATTGTGCGTACTGGATGACACAGTCGAAGATCATCTTCGATGTGTCCGTTGAGATAATGTCCCAGCAGAGGATCATGAGGCAGTTCGGCTCTCGGCAGCTGGTCGATCCTCCACCACCGATAGCGCCTCTCCCTGCCTACGTCCACAA GTACAATAGGAAGGGTACTAGCCACTCCTCGACATGGTGGCTTCAGCGCGTTGGCTCGTATGTTGCTGAGTGGGATGGCGCGACAACACACGTCTGGCCGAACGATGAGCAGTTTGACCCACAGGAGTTTGACGCATATCTGCAGAGGTACACTGCAGCCACGCGAGTGCGCCTCATCCAGCCGACTGATCCAGCTGAGGCGCCACCTGCGTCTATGCACGATATGTACCCGATTCAGTCCACAGCCGGTAGTCGACAGTATGCG GGTCAGCTGACTGCAGACTTACAGGATGAAGTCGCTCGGTACACACGTCAAGTGTCCAGTGCGCCTCTTCTGCAGCGTGACCAACATGTGTCATGGTTGAGACGACTCGAGGACAAGCTACGCGGGATCTACTCGGCTATCACGTGCAGCCGTAGTTCCGACGTCGTTCAGCACCACCTCCTTCCACCGCGACCCTCCACACAGCAGCAGCGACGGCCACATCTCACACCGACCGTGACACCCAGACCACCGCCTCCTGGCCGGGCAGGAGGTTCGTCGTGGCAGCAGCACACTCCTTCCGTCGACGACTATCAGTACCAGCAACACGGATCACGGCCTCGTCTCACGCCGACGGCGACACCCAGACCACCACCTCCTGACCAGGCAGGAGGTTCGTCGTGGCAGCAGCATCACACTCCTTCCTTCGACGACTTGCAGTACTATCAGCAGCAAGCTGCTTTCGACCAGTGGCAGCAGCAGCAAGCCCCTTTCATGGGAGGAGCAGGATACACACAGG GATACACGCAGCACACTGCGTCCAATCCTTCATGGGGAGCTAGTGATCAGGATCCTGAGCACATGGAGTATTACAGCACGCAGCAGAACTATGTCGGTATGCAGACTCCTCCACCAGAGCCCACACAGGAGACACAGTACGACCCCGAGTCCGGTTCCTGGATCCCTGCTCGCATAACCAGGGCTCCGGACAGGTTCGGTTGGACACCCCGTGCTACGCCGCCCCCACGAAACCCCAGACGCCGTCCATAA
- the LOC127292344 gene encoding uncharacterized protein isoform X2, with the protein MPPRPRPAPATEEARDHEEEILLRLPPDDPGCLFRASLVCKPWRNLLTSPAFGRRYREFHRTPPLLGFFVNHDSVCVWFEHSTPTSPFLPMHPDDHRTFVVLDSRHGLVLLRAHASKTDEPAGSLIVWDPVGRRQWEFPPPEFANTIIDADAAVLCVADGCDHLGCHGGRFLVAFVGTDYSVSHASVFSSETRAWSPVASCHPPEPNLEMAGYQPKALVGNVLYFNCVLGSIILRFDYISLELSMIHGPSIDKPDPESPNSVLMKTEQGVLGCAIMQESSLCLWSMDTVPDGSVAWTPGRVIKLGMSFSSDPINVAGFADGFGVFYLRTYSGIFTVDLKSGGVKKILPVRSFSAIPYMSFYTPDQARAIRLPSTMASSSENAEAAQDENYDPLRTHSSGQVSSEEGKCEEGVGWEEVGDGEKEGDEKHGAQHEVEIAQGFFNEGSKVLEDGDFDYAVCCLRRSLEIRVNYHGKLSPKCRDTYYRYGWALLRKAQTWSASNEDPVEGTTWEYDFDLNLSWKMLHFARVILEKSPDSTREKVKIFAALAEVSMQREDIEYSFIACFKSLTILAYLVEPYYHHIINLFLDQAILCQRQKQSGLLLVPERTLRLQAKASNELNVEQIYAGPSPKKFAQDSPSAE; encoded by the exons ATGCCTCCACGGCCGCGGCCTGCGCCGGCGACGGAGGAGGCCAGAGATCACGAAGAGgagatcctcctccgcctcccgccgGACGACCCCGGGTGCCTCTTCCGCGCCTCGCTCGTCTGCAAGCCTTGGCGCAACCTCCTCACCAGCCCTGCCTTCGGCCGCCGCTACCGCGAGTTCCACCGGACACCGCCCTTGCTCGGCTTCTTCGTGAACCACGACAGCGTCTGTGTATGGTTCGAGCACTCGACCCCCACCTCCCCCTTCCTCCCGATGCATCCCGACGACCACCGCACTTTCGTCGTGCTCGACTCCCGCCACGGCCTCGTCCTCTTGAGAGCTCATGCTTCGAAGACGGATGAGCCCGCCGGGAGCCTCATCGTCTGGGACCCTGTCGGCCGCCGCCAATGGGAGTTCCCGCCTCCGGAGTTCGCCAATACCATCATCGACGCCGACGCGGCGGTGCTCTGCGTCGCCGACGGCTGCGACCACCTCGGCTGCCATGGCGGCCGTTTCCTCGTAGCCTTCGTGGGCACCGATTACTCGGTCTCCCACGCCTCCGTTTTCTCTTCAGAGACTCGTGCCTGGAGCCCCGTTGCCTCTTGTCACCCTCCTGAACCTAACCTCGAAATGGCCGGATACCAGCCCAAAGCCCTTGTGGGAAATGTACTCTACTTCAACTGCGTACTAGGCTCGATTATTCTGCGGTTCGATTATATCAGCCTGGAACTGTCAATGATTCATGGGCCAAGCATCGACAAACCGGACCCGGAATCCCCTAATTCCGTCCTCATGAAAACAGAGCAAGGCGTGCTAGGATGCGCAATTATGCAGGAATCTAGCCTTTGCCTGTGGTCGATGGACACTGTCCCCGACGGATCTGTGGCATGGACGCCAGGCAGAGTCATCAAGCTTGGGATGTCCTTCTCCTCTGACCCCATCAATGTGGCTGGCTTTGCGGATGGATTTGGTGTCTTCTACCTGAGAACATATAGTGGAATCTTCACAGTTGACCTTAAGTCAGGCGGAGTCAAGAAAATACTACCCGTCAGAAGTTTCAGTGCCATTCCCTACATGAGCTTTTACACTCCAG ACCAAGCTAGGGCCATAAGGCTGCCATCAACCATGGCCTCCTCCTCAGAGAATGCCGAGGCCGCCCAAGATGAGAACTATGATCCGCTGCGGACGCACTCGAGCGGGCAGGTGAGCAGCGAGGAGGGGAAATGTGAGGAGGGGGTTGGATGGGAGGAAGTGGGCGACGGGGAGAAGGAGGGCGATGAGAAGCATGGGGCACAACATGAGGTGGAAATTGCCCAAGGGTTTTTCAACGAGGGGTCCAAAGTACTTGAGGACGGGGACTTTGACTACGCTGTATGTTGCTTACGCCGCTCCCTCGAGATCAG GGTGAATTATCATGGTAAACTTTCTCCAAAGTGTCGCGACACATACTACAGATATGGATGGGCATTACTACGCAAAGCTCAAACCTGGAGTGCATCAAATGAAGATCCAGTGGAAGGTACAACCTGGGAATATGATTTTG ATTTGAATCTGTCATGGAAAATGTTGCATTTTGCAAGGGTAATACTTGAGAAGAGTCCTGACAGCACTAGAGAGAAAGTTAAAATCTTTGCTGCTCTTGCTGAAGTCTCTATGCAAAGAG AAGACATAGAGTACTCATTCATTGCCTGCTTCAAATCTTTGACCATCTTGGCGTATTTGGTTGAGCCTTACTATCATCATATTATAAATCT TTTTCTGGATCAAGCAATACTATGTCAACGGCAGAAACAATCGGGACTACTGCTAGTACCGGAACGGACCTTGAGGCTGCAGGCCAAGGCATCAAATGAGCTAAATGTCGAGCAGATCTATGCTGGACCTAGTCCCAAGAAGTTCGCACAGGACTCTCCATCTGCAGAGTGA
- the LOC127292344 gene encoding uncharacterized protein isoform X1: MPPRPRPAPATEEARDHEEEILLRLPPDDPGCLFRASLVCKPWRNLLTSPAFGRRYREFHRTPPLLGFFVNHDSVCVWFEHSTPTSPFLPMHPDDHRTFVVLDSRHGLVLLRAHASKTDEPAGSLIVWDPVGRRQWEFPPPEFANTIIDADAAVLCVADGCDHLGCHGGRFLVAFVGTDYSVSHASVFSSETRAWSPVASCHPPEPNLEMAGYQPKALVGNVLYFNCVLGSIILRFDYISLELSMIHGPSIDKPDPESPNSVLMKTEQGVLGCAIMQESSLCLWSMDTVPDGSVAWTPGRVIKLGMSFSSDPINVAGFADGFGVFYLRTYSGIFTVDLKSGGVKKILPVRSFSAIPYMSFYTPDQARAIRLPSTMASSSENAEAAQDENYDPLRTHSSGQVSSEEGKCEEGVGWEEVGDGEKEGDEKHGAQHEVEIAQGFFNEGSKVLEDGDFDYAVCCLRRSLEIRVNYHGKLSPKCRDTYYRYGWALLRKAQTWSASNEDPVEGTTWEYDFDLNLSWKMLHFARVILEKSPDSTREKVKIFAALAEVSMQREDIEYSFIACFKSLTILAYLVEPYYHHIINLNIHKCIGFEFPKSGDAKGISLWKSRIQNLKKANEALLAHKGDDASATEICLEESSLAKDIQFVTNILLSALEKFSGSSNTMSTAETIGTTASTGTDLEAAGQGIK; encoded by the exons ATGCCTCCACGGCCGCGGCCTGCGCCGGCGACGGAGGAGGCCAGAGATCACGAAGAGgagatcctcctccgcctcccgccgGACGACCCCGGGTGCCTCTTCCGCGCCTCGCTCGTCTGCAAGCCTTGGCGCAACCTCCTCACCAGCCCTGCCTTCGGCCGCCGCTACCGCGAGTTCCACCGGACACCGCCCTTGCTCGGCTTCTTCGTGAACCACGACAGCGTCTGTGTATGGTTCGAGCACTCGACCCCCACCTCCCCCTTCCTCCCGATGCATCCCGACGACCACCGCACTTTCGTCGTGCTCGACTCCCGCCACGGCCTCGTCCTCTTGAGAGCTCATGCTTCGAAGACGGATGAGCCCGCCGGGAGCCTCATCGTCTGGGACCCTGTCGGCCGCCGCCAATGGGAGTTCCCGCCTCCGGAGTTCGCCAATACCATCATCGACGCCGACGCGGCGGTGCTCTGCGTCGCCGACGGCTGCGACCACCTCGGCTGCCATGGCGGCCGTTTCCTCGTAGCCTTCGTGGGCACCGATTACTCGGTCTCCCACGCCTCCGTTTTCTCTTCAGAGACTCGTGCCTGGAGCCCCGTTGCCTCTTGTCACCCTCCTGAACCTAACCTCGAAATGGCCGGATACCAGCCCAAAGCCCTTGTGGGAAATGTACTCTACTTCAACTGCGTACTAGGCTCGATTATTCTGCGGTTCGATTATATCAGCCTGGAACTGTCAATGATTCATGGGCCAAGCATCGACAAACCGGACCCGGAATCCCCTAATTCCGTCCTCATGAAAACAGAGCAAGGCGTGCTAGGATGCGCAATTATGCAGGAATCTAGCCTTTGCCTGTGGTCGATGGACACTGTCCCCGACGGATCTGTGGCATGGACGCCAGGCAGAGTCATCAAGCTTGGGATGTCCTTCTCCTCTGACCCCATCAATGTGGCTGGCTTTGCGGATGGATTTGGTGTCTTCTACCTGAGAACATATAGTGGAATCTTCACAGTTGACCTTAAGTCAGGCGGAGTCAAGAAAATACTACCCGTCAGAAGTTTCAGTGCCATTCCCTACATGAGCTTTTACACTCCAG ACCAAGCTAGGGCCATAAGGCTGCCATCAACCATGGCCTCCTCCTCAGAGAATGCCGAGGCCGCCCAAGATGAGAACTATGATCCGCTGCGGACGCACTCGAGCGGGCAGGTGAGCAGCGAGGAGGGGAAATGTGAGGAGGGGGTTGGATGGGAGGAAGTGGGCGACGGGGAGAAGGAGGGCGATGAGAAGCATGGGGCACAACATGAGGTGGAAATTGCCCAAGGGTTTTTCAACGAGGGGTCCAAAGTACTTGAGGACGGGGACTTTGACTACGCTGTATGTTGCTTACGCCGCTCCCTCGAGATCAG GGTGAATTATCATGGTAAACTTTCTCCAAAGTGTCGCGACACATACTACAGATATGGATGGGCATTACTACGCAAAGCTCAAACCTGGAGTGCATCAAATGAAGATCCAGTGGAAGGTACAACCTGGGAATATGATTTTG ATTTGAATCTGTCATGGAAAATGTTGCATTTTGCAAGGGTAATACTTGAGAAGAGTCCTGACAGCACTAGAGAGAAAGTTAAAATCTTTGCTGCTCTTGCTGAAGTCTCTATGCAAAGAG AAGACATAGAGTACTCATTCATTGCCTGCTTCAAATCTTTGACCATCTTGGCGTATTTGGTTGAGCCTTACTATCATCATATTATAAATCT AAACATACATAAATGTATTGGCTTTGAGTTCCCCAAGAGTGGAGATGCAAAGGGTATTTCATTGTGGAAGTCGCGTATACAGAACCTGAAGAAAGCCAATGAAGCTTTGTTGGCTCATAAAGGCGATGATGCATCTGCCACTGAAATTTGCTTAGAAGAATCCTCTCTAGCCAAGGATATACAGTTTGTTACCAACATATTATTGAGTGCATTAGAGAAG TTTTCTGGATCAAGCAATACTATGTCAACGGCAGAAACAATCGGGACTACTGCTAGTACCGGAACGGACCTTGAGGCTGCAGGCCAAGGCATCAAATGA
- the LOC127292344 gene encoding uncharacterized protein isoform X3, which produces MPPRPRPAPATEEARDHEEEILLRLPPDDPGCLFRASLVCKPWRNLLTSPAFGRRYREFHRTPPLLGFFVNHDSVCVWFEHSTPTSPFLPMHPDDHRTFVVLDSRHGLVLLRAHASKTDEPAGSLIVWDPVGRRQWEFPPPEFANTIIDADAAVLCVADGCDHLGCHGGRFLVAFVGTDYSVSHASVFSSETRAWSPVASCHPPEPNLEMAGYQPKALVGNVLYFNCVLGSIILRFDYISLELSMIHGPSIDKPDPESPNSVLMKTEQGVLGCAIMQESSLCLWSMDTVPDGSVAWTPGRVIKLGMSFSSDPINVAGFADGFGVFYLRTYSGIFTVDLKSGGVKKILPVRSFSAIPYMSFYTPDQARAIRLPSTMASSSENAEAAQDENYDPLRTHSSGQVSSEEGKCEEGVGWEEVGDGEKEGDEKHGAQHEVEIAQGFFNEGSKVLEDGDFDYAVCCLRRSLEIRVNYHGKLSPKCRDTYYRYGWALLRKAQTWSASNEDPVEGTTWEYDFDLNLSWKMLHFARVILEKSPDSTREKVKIFAALAEVSMQRVFWIKQYYVNGRNNRDYC; this is translated from the exons ATGCCTCCACGGCCGCGGCCTGCGCCGGCGACGGAGGAGGCCAGAGATCACGAAGAGgagatcctcctccgcctcccgccgGACGACCCCGGGTGCCTCTTCCGCGCCTCGCTCGTCTGCAAGCCTTGGCGCAACCTCCTCACCAGCCCTGCCTTCGGCCGCCGCTACCGCGAGTTCCACCGGACACCGCCCTTGCTCGGCTTCTTCGTGAACCACGACAGCGTCTGTGTATGGTTCGAGCACTCGACCCCCACCTCCCCCTTCCTCCCGATGCATCCCGACGACCACCGCACTTTCGTCGTGCTCGACTCCCGCCACGGCCTCGTCCTCTTGAGAGCTCATGCTTCGAAGACGGATGAGCCCGCCGGGAGCCTCATCGTCTGGGACCCTGTCGGCCGCCGCCAATGGGAGTTCCCGCCTCCGGAGTTCGCCAATACCATCATCGACGCCGACGCGGCGGTGCTCTGCGTCGCCGACGGCTGCGACCACCTCGGCTGCCATGGCGGCCGTTTCCTCGTAGCCTTCGTGGGCACCGATTACTCGGTCTCCCACGCCTCCGTTTTCTCTTCAGAGACTCGTGCCTGGAGCCCCGTTGCCTCTTGTCACCCTCCTGAACCTAACCTCGAAATGGCCGGATACCAGCCCAAAGCCCTTGTGGGAAATGTACTCTACTTCAACTGCGTACTAGGCTCGATTATTCTGCGGTTCGATTATATCAGCCTGGAACTGTCAATGATTCATGGGCCAAGCATCGACAAACCGGACCCGGAATCCCCTAATTCCGTCCTCATGAAAACAGAGCAAGGCGTGCTAGGATGCGCAATTATGCAGGAATCTAGCCTTTGCCTGTGGTCGATGGACACTGTCCCCGACGGATCTGTGGCATGGACGCCAGGCAGAGTCATCAAGCTTGGGATGTCCTTCTCCTCTGACCCCATCAATGTGGCTGGCTTTGCGGATGGATTTGGTGTCTTCTACCTGAGAACATATAGTGGAATCTTCACAGTTGACCTTAAGTCAGGCGGAGTCAAGAAAATACTACCCGTCAGAAGTTTCAGTGCCATTCCCTACATGAGCTTTTACACTCCAG ACCAAGCTAGGGCCATAAGGCTGCCATCAACCATGGCCTCCTCCTCAGAGAATGCCGAGGCCGCCCAAGATGAGAACTATGATCCGCTGCGGACGCACTCGAGCGGGCAGGTGAGCAGCGAGGAGGGGAAATGTGAGGAGGGGGTTGGATGGGAGGAAGTGGGCGACGGGGAGAAGGAGGGCGATGAGAAGCATGGGGCACAACATGAGGTGGAAATTGCCCAAGGGTTTTTCAACGAGGGGTCCAAAGTACTTGAGGACGGGGACTTTGACTACGCTGTATGTTGCTTACGCCGCTCCCTCGAGATCAG GGTGAATTATCATGGTAAACTTTCTCCAAAGTGTCGCGACACATACTACAGATATGGATGGGCATTACTACGCAAAGCTCAAACCTGGAGTGCATCAAATGAAGATCCAGTGGAAGGTACAACCTGGGAATATGATTTTG ATTTGAATCTGTCATGGAAAATGTTGCATTTTGCAAGGGTAATACTTGAGAAGAGTCCTGACAGCACTAGAGAGAAAGTTAAAATCTTTGCTGCTCTTGCTGAAGTCTCTATGCAAAGAG TTTTCTGGATCAAGCAATACTATGTCAACGGCAGAAACAATCGGGACTACTGCTAG